The Bacillota bacterium genome segment CGTCTCTCGATGGGTGGCGCGTGCAAGGCGCGTCCTCGGCGGTGTAGTGTCACTCGTATCGAACCTCGTGGCGGAGCTTACCACCATGGTGACCTGGCCGAAAGTGAAGGCCGAGGGAACAAGGGGCCTCATGCTCCTCCTCTTCGACCTGGGCGACATCCTCTGCGGCGCCACTGTGACTTGTGGCGCTCCGGGGGTCTTCCCAAGGGTGAACTCCTCCAACTTCTACTACCTCTGATGCAAACATGTCCGGTCTTGTAAGCGCCGGGATGCTTGGCATGTACTGGATTCGCCATTTGAGTCCGGTGTGGTCGCGAAAACGGCCGGAATTCGATGTAGAGCTGTCCGGCGCTACCTTAGCTTCGGGCAAAGAGAGTGCCACTTGGCAAGGACTGGCTCCGCCCGGGGTCATCTTTCGGCCTTTACAACAAACCGTGTCATGGTTTACAGGCAGCGCCGGTGCTATAGTGGCCTCTGAAAGGAGCCCTCAAGCCATGGACGATAAACTCAGGCAGGACATTGCATCGTTTCGCTACAGTCTCATCTCACCAGTAGTGTCGAGGAAAGCATGCTATCTCAGTCCTCACACGGGAGGTGGGCTGTGGGAAAACCACGGTGCTGCGCTCTCTTGCCGCCTCCCTTCCAGACTCAAGGTACAAGCTCATCTACGTGTCCGGCCGGAACGTAACCGAGCGTGTCTTCTATGACAATGTCCTGACCGGGCTCGGCGTGATCCCGGCGCACTTCTCAGTCAAGATGAAAAGGCAGTTTCGAGAGTGTGTCGAGGGCCTTGCCGCAAAAGGGGTGGATCTCGTGCTTGCCATAGACGAAGCCCACGAGCTATCCCACGACATGCTCTGCGAGATCCGATGCCTTGTGAACTTCGAGATGGACTCGTCCTCCCCTTTCAGTCTTAGTCTCGTAGGCGAGCCCCAAATGCGCACAACGCTGCGTCTGCGCTCCCTCCAGGGGCTCTTCCGGAGGGTGGAGGTGCAATACCATCTTGCCGGCATGGATAGGTCCGAGATCAAGCCATACATCACCCACGAGCTCAAAATGGCAGGCTGCCCAAGGCCCCTTTTCCCGGATGACGTCATAGACCGCATCTACGACTACTCTAGGGGTGCAATATGGCTCGTGGCACGCCTGTGCAAGGGGTGCCTGATGGACGCATACGCCCACAAGCAGCAACTCGTGGACAACGATAACCTAAAGCGCGTCATGGAGGAACTCGCTCTATAACACAGGAGAGAAACCATGAACACGGTCCTCATCACAGAAAAAGCCAAGAGGTCGAGGCCACCAAACGAGCACCTGCGATTTCCGCCCAGACAAGCGAGGCGACTCCCGCATTAACCCGCCATATACCGGAGCCCTGGCTCGCGCCGGGGCTTCCTCACTTTCCCGTGGTGCCAATTCCGCCGGCGTAACCGCCGTCACTGTGCTCTGGCGTCGACACCAAAGGACGAAATCTCGTCCTCCAAATGTATGGATTCACCCTGCTTTTCTGTGGATTGCATATTCCTCAGCAAGAGCACGGAACCAATTAGGGAGGCTACGCCGAGAAAAATCCATAACGGCACCAGATCCGCGGCTCCCTCTATACCTGCATTAGCCTGGTATAAAGAACCGGCGGTTAAAACCAGGGTGTAAGTGGCGCCCTTGACATTGAACATAGCTGCCAGCACATATCCCCAGGGCCGATGCTTCCACAGCCAGATTGCAGCCAACACGAGGCCCGGTACCACAAGCGATAAATCCAGAGCGGCCACCAGCTTGAAACCGCCCTCATCTAAACCACTCTGCGGAAGCTGCCCGGTTACGACGAAATCTAGCGATTGGGCGATCCACGCTACCCCCAGTAAAACAGCCCAAAACATCATGTAACCGCTGATCCATTTGACAGGTGTCCTGGCCTGGAATTTCTGGCTGATTCCATTGACATCGACGTTCGCCAGGCCGAAGATGAGCGCAAGAACCGACAGCGTGAACAGGGCTACATAAACCAGGAAAAATCGGTTGAGAGCAGCCCCGAAAAGGTAAAACGCGTAATTGTAAAGCGTATAATCCAGCATCCCTAGCCAGACCAGCTGTGCTCGCTGCGAGCCGCACATCGAAAGGATCAACGCCGCGACCAACAGCGGGACAGCTACAACGAGTGTCACCAGGTCATTGCCGTACCATCCTACCGTGATAAAGGTGTCGTCCCGGTACAGGTCGTCGATGAAAAGCCCACCCGCGGCTGCAACCAGGGTCAAGACTGCGATAATGCTCGACAGAACATAGGCGGAATTCAGTTTGGTATCCAACATGTTCTCCTCCCTCATCTGGAGTGAGCCCCCATTCATACATCACCCTTCCGCACTTCCTCGCCTGCAAACGACGTCCCAGCAGCGAGAAAGCGGTCCAGGTCACTTTTGCGAATGCGCTAGCCCGCTTTGCCACCGGGCAACCGCCCACGCCTCGGGTTGCGATAGACGGTATAGAGACCAACCTTTTTGAGGGTCGACCCGAGACTGAGAGAGGCCAGCCGAAGACTGCCTGATAGGCTTCTACCCTGAGCCTGCCTTCCCAATCGGACTGCCTAGACCGCGGTGTGAAGCGGCACGGTGCGGAGGCGAGTCTTCCTTTGCTCAAGGAAGTTGGCGAGACGCACCGGGTTCGCGCAGATGATGTGCTCTTCGGTGAGGTCAGCCGCGCGGGCGATGGCAAGAGCCTGGTCCACAACGCCTACTTCAGTGAAAAAGTGTGCATCGCTATTGACCGCCACATGCACGCCGTGCTTTCTGGCAAGCCTTCCCATGCAGGTGCATAGCTCCCGGCTGTCGCGCCGACCGATCATATAAGGCGAGAACGACCGAGCGTTCAGCTCGAGTATAACCCCGAAGTGCGCCGCCGCCATAACCAGTTGCTCCATATCGACTGGGTAACCGGGGCTACACGGGTGCACGATCATATCGACATGAGGGTTCTGCATCGCGTTTACCACTGCCCGGGTGTTGTCCCGTGCGTTACGGCCGCTGTACCCTGTGTCCGGATGGATGCCTGCAGCGACGAAATCCAGGCCCGAGAGGCAAGCATCGCCGAGGTCGAGACTGCCGCTGGGGTCGAGGATGTTGGCTTCCACGCCCCGGAGGATGCGCACCCCGCCGACTGTGTCTGGGACTGACCGCAGGTTACCGAAGTAGTAAGGGTGCGGTCCACCCGGCATGGCGGGGCCGTGATCCGTTACGGCGATAACCTTGAGACCGCGCGCCTTCGCTGCCTTCGCCATTTCCAGGATGGTGCTGTACGCATGTCCACTTGCGACAGTGTGCACGTGTAGATCCGCTGTCATGTTCATTCTGACTAATGTCCCTCCTTTCATGTGGTTCTTGAATGCCCTGGTCCTGTCCGGCGCCAACAGGCAGTCTGTTGCACCTGCTTGACCCTGCAAGTTAAGTCCGTATGGCCCGCCGTGTCAGAGCGTACTTGCGGTGCCCCGGACTACCTGAACTCGGCACCGGATTACCTGTGCTAAGCGTAGCACAGGGTCTTTACACCCCCATTGCGCGGCTGTGAATACTTGTTACAAAAGTCCTAATGATGCCTTAACAAGACCCGCGTCGGAGCCGTCATCGTTGTATCTACTCCAGTCGAAGCTGGTACGCCCGGTACTACTCTGCCAGATCGGCAGCGCGTGACAATCCGATCGCAGAGGCAGCCGCCTATGGGCCTTCGAAGGCGGATTGCGGGACAGGTCAGCTGCGCCGCCGGCCACCGAATTGGATGGCGGCTGCCTACGTAACAAAGCAGTGCTATAGATACCCGACTCCGAAGTTAACACGATGTCCGCGGGCGCTCGGCTGGCTCGCCCGCTGTCCATGCCCTTCGCGTCGCACGCAACTTCTGAGCTCGAGCTTGGTTATCTATAGCTTTCACGTACCATTAACGCGTGTGTTACCATCTCGAACACACATGTCATACCAGTTTAGTGCCTGTGTGCAATAATGGGTTTGACCGAAGGCAACTGAAAACAACACGGGCTTCCGCCCGTGTGCTAACCGAATAGACCCGTAAGGCAAAACCCGGAGACAGATGACGTCATGGACGAGTGGAATCCCCTGAAGACATACCTTGGCCGTCCTAAGGACTGCACTAGAATGCAAGGAGGACCACGAAAGACGAAGACCGTGATGAGGAACGTCGCGTTTCTCCTGGCAATCGTGGTCGTTGTCGGACTTAGCGCCGGGCTAGCACATGCTGGCACGCAGATCACCGTCCAGGGCTCTACGACCGTTCCTATCAAGCATGACAACCTGCGACTTGTACGTGTGCGCAAGGTCCACGATCTCGTTGGCGACCAGACGCAGGATATTGTCATTGATGCCCTAGAAGCTAAAGTTGCAGTTCTTACCCCGCTGCTGGGTTTCCCTTCTAACCTCGCGTTGGCGCCGCTGTTCTCGCCACCACATATCACCCGGCACAACAGCCTGGGTAATCTCCGTACCTTCCAGGTCTGTGAAGGATACCTCAACGAGCGGACGCCTATCCACGGCGACAGCCAGAATGGTACGGGGTTGGACGGGAGGAGGACAAGGATACTGGAACGTTACATGGAGATGGAAGTCATCAGCTTTCCCGCACAATCGCGCAGTTCGTACCATGCGCGGGTTTTCCAGTGCTGGACGCAAGAACTTTTCCCTCTGCCAGGTGCCGCACTCCAGAGGCAGCAGTAGATGTGATGCCGGGCGTGAGGAAAAGTCCGTTTCAGGTGTTTCACCGCGGACGGCAAAGAGGCAGCGCTTGCGACCTTTCAGGGGCTTT includes the following:
- a CDS encoding helix-turn-helix domain-containing protein codes for the protein YLHHVTEVRESCIRSYSEGATIEEAAEEAGVDARTVSRWVARARRVLGGVVSLVSNLVAELTTMVTWPKVKAEGTRGLMLLLFDLGDILCGATVTCGAPGVFPRVNSSNFYYL
- a CDS encoding AAA family ATPase, whose translation is MGCGKTTVLRSLAASLPDSRYKLIYVSGRNVTERVFYDNVLTGLGVIPAHFSVKMKRQFRECVEGLAAKGVDLVLAIDEAHELSHDMLCEIRCLVNFEMDSSSPFSLSLVGEPQMRTTLRLRSLQGLFRRVEVQYHLAGMDRSEIKPYITHELKMAGCPRPLFPDDVIDRIYDYSRGAIWLVARLCKGCLMDAYAHKQQLVDNDNLKRVMEELAL
- a CDS encoding phosphatase, translated to MNMTADLHVHTVASGHAYSTILEMAKAAKARGLKVIAVTDHGPAMPGGPHPYYFGNLRSVPDTVGGVRILRGVEANILDPSGSLDLGDACLSGLDFVAAGIHPDTGYSGRNARDNTRAVVNAMQNPHVDMIVHPCSPGYPVDMEQLVMAAAHFGVILELNARSFSPYMIGRRDSRELCTCMGRLARKHGVHVAVNSDAHFFTEVGVVDQALAIARAADLTEEHIICANPVRLANFLEQRKTRLRTVPLHTAV